A single Leptospira paudalimensis DNA region contains:
- a CDS encoding YegP family protein: MSAKFEIYKDKAGEFRFRLKAANGEIIASSEGYSSKQACENGIKSVKTNAADAGIDDQT, translated from the coding sequence ATGTCAGCAAAATTTGAAATTTACAAAGACAAAGCAGGGGAATTCCGATTCCGACTCAAAGCAGCCAATGGTGAAATCATAGCTTCTAGTGAAGGATACTCATCGAAACAAGCATGTGAGAACGGCATTAAATCTGTAAAAACTAATGCCGCAGATGCAGGAATCGACGATCAAACGTAA
- the recD gene encoding exodeoxyribonuclease V subunit alpha, with protein sequence MKVIDEKIQTFVNSLYNLFPDWDSSLKDIIASLLVQSQSGDLYIPITDDNTIDKLKTYFPFLIEKEGTESRLYLQKSHSEKIKFESLLEAFLTHKTNQKKNTTITEEQITKIVTNLETESNITLAKEQRDTIRDVITTNFRVISGGPGTGKTTVVSFLLMALYRLESLPNVERIALVAPTGRASQRLTESIQRNLERFAENPSESSKFRGQTIHNLLKINPTTNQAKFGEKRTLPYDLIIMDESSMVDLKLMNLFFSAIHFDTHIILLGDPNQLPSVGQGEVLTDLITTLKNKKEFLSELTSNHRFSDTSEFSIFAEVVKQSFGENSKPKPFPTPNLITKSELHLEKDFVWIQGDKKTKSANGNLEILDWNLESLVPFLWETLYLHTANATSKLHWEPNALKDPSNKAIFESIVNEYRCLTILRNGYFGIEAIQNQILSYAKKQISNPKNQTNLRYRQLSKSFYFEGMPIIIQSNDQMRKLFNGDIGLVVSINSELRAVFPIEDRLYSFALDTLPDHEPAFFLTIHKSQGSEYKSIYLYLPPKTALDVDTENNLSIVNRRILYTAITRAKEKVILFGDFQTWEFGLQSFRKRHTGIQIP encoded by the coding sequence ATGAAAGTGATCGATGAAAAAATCCAAACCTTTGTGAATTCCTTATACAATCTTTTCCCCGATTGGGACTCGTCACTTAAGGATATAATTGCAAGTTTACTCGTCCAATCCCAGAGCGGAGATTTGTACATTCCCATCACGGATGATAACACAATCGACAAACTGAAAACCTACTTCCCTTTTTTGATCGAGAAAGAGGGAACAGAATCCAGGTTGTATCTGCAAAAAAGCCATTCGGAAAAAATCAAATTCGAATCTTTACTCGAGGCATTCTTAACCCATAAAACAAACCAAAAAAAGAATACAACGATCACAGAAGAACAAATCACTAAGATCGTGACAAATTTAGAAACCGAATCAAACATCACACTTGCGAAAGAACAAAGGGATACGATCAGAGATGTCATCACAACAAACTTCCGAGTGATCTCTGGTGGCCCAGGGACTGGGAAAACAACGGTTGTTTCCTTTCTCTTAATGGCATTATACAGATTGGAATCACTCCCCAACGTAGAACGGATTGCACTTGTGGCACCAACAGGAAGAGCATCACAAAGATTAACAGAATCCATCCAAAGGAATTTAGAAAGATTTGCAGAGAATCCTTCTGAGTCTTCTAAGTTCCGCGGACAAACCATTCACAATTTATTAAAAATCAACCCAACGACAAACCAAGCCAAATTTGGTGAGAAACGCACTTTACCATATGATTTGATCATCATGGATGAATCGTCCATGGTAGATTTAAAATTGATGAATTTATTTTTCTCAGCGATTCATTTTGATACCCATATCATTTTACTTGGAGATCCAAACCAACTCCCTTCTGTGGGGCAAGGTGAGGTGTTAACCGATCTCATCACAACATTAAAAAACAAAAAAGAATTTTTATCAGAACTTACCAGTAACCACCGTTTTTCAGATACTTCCGAATTTAGTATTTTTGCTGAAGTCGTCAAACAATCCTTTGGTGAAAATAGTAAACCAAAACCATTCCCAACACCAAACTTGATCACAAAATCAGAACTCCACTTGGAAAAGGATTTTGTTTGGATCCAAGGTGATAAAAAAACAAAGTCAGCCAATGGAAATCTTGAGATTCTCGATTGGAACTTAGAAAGTTTAGTTCCATTTTTATGGGAAACATTGTATCTGCACACTGCCAATGCGACATCCAAACTCCATTGGGAACCAAATGCACTGAAAGACCCATCTAACAAAGCGATATTTGAGTCCATTGTGAATGAATACAGATGCCTCACGATCTTACGGAATGGATACTTTGGTATCGAAGCCATCCAAAACCAAATCTTAAGTTATGCCAAAAAACAAATTTCAAATCCTAAAAACCAAACGAATCTTAGATACCGGCAATTATCCAAGTCCTTTTACTTTGAAGGCATGCCGATCATCATCCAATCAAATGACCAAATGAGAAAATTGTTTAATGGTGATATTGGCCTTGTGGTATCCATCAATTCTGAGTTAAGGGCAGTATTCCCCATTGAAGATCGTTTGTATTCCTTTGCACTCGATACATTACCTGACCATGAACCAGCATTCTTTCTCACGATTCACAAAAGCCAAGGTTCTGAATACAAATCGATTTACCTTTATCTTCCTCCCAAAACAGCTTTGGATGTAGATACAGAAAACAATCTTTCCATAGTCAACAGAAGGATCTTATACACGGCGATCACTCGTGCGAAAGAAAAAGTAATCTTATTTGGAGATTTCCAAACATGGGAATTTGGATTACAATCATTCCGCAAACGGCATACAGGAATTCAGATTCCATAA
- a CDS encoding ParB/RepB/Spo0J family partition protein — MKTKTNFNPADILSKASNRTSSLNPFLSSENSNQHQTIDIPMDQIITENNPRKTFNDASIRELADSISQYGLLQPIVVRKKAGKYELINGERRYRAHKLLKSKTIPAVVKNVEQIDITKLPEIKLVENLQREDLSESDLALSLQELKNRHKETNEQLAKRIHKSAQWVKTKIAHAEILKETSLNSNVDKSHPIYQIPTSLFTEIAPLDVSNRKKAIDYLIKGLEKKGDFPSRNDLREYVRPLKPTKPSKTKPKLKQLELKDLKSKLAKIKEKISVLQNEKAILEETIRKYKK; from the coding sequence ATGAAAACTAAAACAAACTTTAACCCTGCAGATATTTTATCAAAAGCCTCAAACAGAACATCCTCACTCAATCCGTTCTTAAGTTCTGAAAACTCGAACCAACACCAGACCATTGATATCCCAATGGACCAAATCATCACAGAAAACAATCCAAGAAAAACGTTTAATGATGCTAGTATCCGAGAACTTGCCGACTCCATTTCTCAATATGGATTATTACAACCTATTGTTGTCAGAAAAAAAGCAGGTAAATATGAACTCATCAATGGAGAAAGAAGATACCGCGCTCACAAACTACTAAAATCAAAAACAATTCCCGCAGTAGTTAAAAACGTAGAACAAATCGACATCACAAAATTACCAGAAATCAAACTGGTTGAAAATCTACAAAGGGAAGACCTATCAGAATCTGATCTTGCCTTATCCCTCCAAGAGCTAAAAAATAGGCACAAGGAAACCAACGAACAATTAGCAAAAAGAATTCACAAATCAGCGCAGTGGGTAAAAACTAAAATCGCACACGCAGAGATTTTAAAGGAAACGAGTCTTAACTCAAATGTAGATAAATCTCATCCCATTTACCAAATCCCAACAAGCCTATTCACCGAAATTGCACCTCTCGATGTATCAAATCGCAAAAAAGCCATTGATTACCTCATCAAAGGTCTTGAGAAAAAAGGAGACTTCCCTTCCAGAAATGACCTTCGGGAATACGTACGACCTTTAAAACCGACCAAACCATCCAAAACAAAACCGAAACTCAAACAACTAGAGCTTAAAGATTTAAAATCAAAATTAGCAAAAATCAAAGAAAAGATTTCAGTTTTGCAAAATGAAAAGGCAATCTTAGAAGAAACAATTCGAAAGTATAAGAAGTAA
- a CDS encoding helix-turn-helix domain-containing protein, with amino-acid sequence MKTNRKGIWIPVWIENLNLSHSQTKLFAEIVSLHDNGGCFASNRYFSEILGLKADTISRLITSLKKLGILEQTGFDGRRRFLKPILQFQSQAPEKNPSLQQETKGIKIQTNTAKDSKPALDSCYVPSSTVQIKNKVHTKTSFEEFKIWSERSLSHSTFSKISHLTSPDCLEESLQRIWNQWMEKTKPKSNQFQVGIV; translated from the coding sequence ATGAAAACGAACCGAAAAGGAATATGGATCCCCGTTTGGATTGAAAACCTAAACTTATCCCATAGCCAAACAAAACTGTTTGCCGAAATTGTTTCCTTGCATGACAACGGTGGTTGTTTCGCATCGAATCGTTACTTCAGCGAAATCCTTGGGCTCAAAGCAGATACGATTTCAAGACTCATCACATCCCTCAAAAAACTCGGAATCCTAGAACAAACTGGTTTTGATGGAAGGAGACGATTTTTGAAACCAATCCTTCAATTCCAATCGCAAGCCCCGGAAAAAAATCCAAGTCTCCAACAAGAAACAAAGGGTATTAAAATCCAAACCAACACTGCAAAGGATTCCAAACCAGCATTGGATTCTTGTTACGTCCCTAGTAGTACAGTACAAATAAAGAATAAAGTACATACAAAAACTTCGTTTGAAGAATTTAAAATTTGGAGCGAAAGAAGTTTGTCCCATTCTACATTTTCCAAAATTTCACATTTAACTTCGCCAGATTGTTTGGAAGAAAGTTTACAAAGGATTTGGAACCAGTGGATGGAAAAAACAAAACCTAAATCAAATCAGTTTCAGGTAGGAATTGTATGA
- a CDS encoding ParA family protein, whose protein sequence is MKIITVANIKGGTSKSTTAIHLALALSKKGSTLAIDMDPQADLSDFFFPEEPVEFFDSGNTLSVLNAETTLAESIKKSNNVDVLPSIIELSDLSYLASKDFSIIPRLKNVLSKTKYDYVVIDTPGSGSSENITSYLPASVILVPVTPSKWAVRTVAQVLKKVSEAERFDEQSKKKSVMILPSQWGTSQKQMDLLDKLRNIKSLKILEPIPKNEGIRDRTETGKPLQEGSAPWKAFENLAEILK, encoded by the coding sequence ATGAAAATCATTACGGTTGCCAACATCAAAGGTGGAACTTCCAAATCCACCACCGCAATTCACCTCGCACTCGCTCTTTCAAAAAAAGGTTCTACCCTTGCCATTGACATGGACCCCCAAGCGGACCTTTCAGACTTCTTTTTCCCAGAAGAACCTGTGGAGTTTTTTGACTCAGGGAACACATTATCCGTTTTAAATGCGGAAACCACTCTCGCCGAATCGATCAAAAAATCTAATAATGTAGATGTACTTCCTTCCATCATCGAACTCTCAGATTTGAGTTACCTTGCCTCCAAAGATTTTTCCATCATCCCAAGACTAAAAAACGTTCTTTCGAAAACTAAATACGACTATGTTGTCATAGACACACCCGGATCGGGTTCCTCCGAAAACATCACTTCCTACTTACCAGCTTCCGTAATTCTTGTGCCGGTCACTCCCTCCAAATGGGCTGTCCGAACTGTTGCCCAAGTATTAAAAAAAGTAAGCGAAGCAGAAAGATTCGATGAACAAAGCAAAAAAAAGTCTGTAATGATCCTCCCCTCTCAATGGGGAACATCCCAAAAACAAATGGATCTTTTGGATAAATTAAGAAACATCAAATCTCTAAAAATTTTAGAGCCGATTCCAAAAAACGAGGGTATTCGGGACCGAACAGAGACTGGCAAACCTCTCCAAGAAGGAAGTGCTCCCTGGAAGGCTTTCGAAAATTTAGCGGAGATTCTGAAATAA
- the ppnP gene encoding pyrimidine/purine nucleoside phosphorylase: MSSFTSVTVLKSANIYYDGKVTSRTVLFPNGEKKTLGIMMPGEYEFGADQKEIMEIQSGKLSVLLPGSETWLQINGQATFEVPAGSKFKLKIETVTDYCCSYV, from the coding sequence ATGAGTTCATTTACATCCGTAACAGTACTAAAATCTGCAAATATTTACTATGATGGTAAGGTCACAAGCCGCACCGTTTTATTCCCGAATGGTGAGAAAAAAACCCTTGGGATCATGATGCCTGGAGAGTATGAATTTGGAGCGGATCAGAAAGAGATTATGGAAATCCAATCTGGTAAATTGTCTGTGTTGTTACCAGGATCCGAAACATGGCTTCAAATTAACGGTCAAGCTACCTTTGAAGTCCCTGCTGGATCCAAGTTCAAATTAAAAATTGAAACAGTAACAGATTATTGCTGTTCTTACGTTTGA
- a CDS encoding PaaI family thioesterase has protein sequence MQTLSTAETQAILQEMTENFNHGGRKITVPPPIFVAMNAEIISYTKGKSITVSFPVTEDQTNPMGMMQGGVIAAAFDNAFGPLSYLVAKRPTTTIDMNIQYIRGVAVGQKVIVKATIEAKGFSTIHMVGEMRTEKDKLLATATTNLLILKIPGGVGE, from the coding sequence ATGCAAACACTAAGCACAGCGGAAACCCAGGCCATTTTACAAGAAATGACAGAAAATTTTAATCACGGTGGTAGAAAAATCACAGTTCCACCTCCTATTTTTGTAGCGATGAATGCTGAGATCATTTCCTACACAAAAGGGAAAAGTATTACTGTTTCATTTCCAGTAACGGAAGACCAAACCAATCCAATGGGAATGATGCAAGGCGGAGTGATCGCTGCTGCATTTGATAATGCGTTTGGGCCTCTGAGTTATTTGGTGGCAAAACGCCCAACAACGACAATCGATATGAATATCCAATACATCCGAGGAGTTGCTGTAGGCCAAAAGGTGATCGTAAAAGCAACAATCGAAGCAAAAGGATTTTCAACGATTCATATGGTAGGGGAGATGAGAACAGAAAAGGATAAATTGTTAGCCACTGCGACTACCAATTTGTTGATCTTAAAAATTCCAGGTGGAGTAGGGGAGTAG
- a CDS encoding MASE3 domain-containing protein, producing the protein MLFPDVFYKEYPLESFVVFHNITEIFSIIVSFSIFGLGYSSYSQSRNTQTYFLSIGFLVIGLIDFMHTLGYKGMPDFVTPNTGNKSTQFWLISRFITALVFILAIYVKPNRRYSAFRANVYVVFSFLLVGFVYNLVIFNSHLIPDTYVHGVGLTQFKKNAELVIMFMLVVAIILYSFSKSLHSDKQKQYFLGAFIICFFSELVFAVYTSVFDVFNVLGHIFKVVAFQLIYRAVFVSAINEPYERLIDSNALLSKEIQENEEYAKVIQKSLKEKENLIGEIFHRTKNSMELVRSLLMIQSSDFPDDKNIRSIVENTSLKIQTMSLVHDHLYQNKDLSEIQVSDYLLSLTEMVKSMFPNLGKGVEIQLEANQGVLLLDTAVPLGLIFTELLSNSLKYAFKDVTNAKISIKFRIDGDRSHFEYKDNGIGLPASYDTTNHKKLGLSLLKIMAEKQMGGNLKIDGSQGFSMQFDFPNNLYKKRV; encoded by the coding sequence TTGTTATTTCCGGATGTATTCTACAAAGAATATCCCCTTGAATCATTTGTTGTATTTCATAATATCACAGAAATCTTTAGCATCATTGTTTCGTTTTCTATTTTTGGACTGGGGTATTCTTCTTACTCCCAAAGCCGAAATACTCAAACATACTTTTTGAGTATTGGATTTTTAGTGATTGGGCTCATCGATTTTATGCATACCTTGGGATACAAAGGGATGCCTGATTTTGTGACTCCCAACACAGGTAATAAATCCACTCAATTTTGGCTGATCTCAAGGTTTATCACGGCTCTTGTTTTTATTCTGGCGATTTATGTAAAACCTAACAGACGATACAGTGCTTTCAGGGCAAACGTGTATGTTGTTTTTTCGTTTTTGCTTGTTGGTTTCGTTTACAATTTGGTGATTTTTAATTCCCACCTTATCCCTGATACATATGTCCATGGTGTTGGTCTCACTCAATTCAAAAAGAATGCAGAGTTAGTGATCATGTTTATGTTGGTTGTGGCCATCATATTGTATTCGTTTTCCAAGTCCTTACACTCCGATAAACAAAAACAATATTTTTTGGGAGCATTTATCATATGCTTTTTTAGTGAACTCGTATTTGCAGTGTATACAAGTGTGTTCGATGTATTCAATGTGTTAGGCCATATTTTTAAAGTAGTTGCTTTCCAATTGATTTATCGGGCAGTGTTTGTTTCTGCGATTAACGAGCCATATGAAAGACTAATTGATTCGAATGCACTGCTTTCCAAAGAAATACAAGAAAACGAAGAGTATGCAAAAGTAATTCAGAAGTCATTAAAAGAAAAAGAAAATTTAATCGGTGAGATTTTCCATCGAACAAAAAACTCAATGGAACTTGTTAGGTCACTTCTAATGATCCAGTCATCCGATTTTCCAGATGATAAAAATATACGTAGTATCGTAGAGAATACATCTCTCAAAATCCAAACCATGTCCCTCGTACATGATCATTTGTACCAGAACAAAGACTTAAGTGAAATCCAAGTATCAGATTACCTTTTATCACTGACTGAAATGGTAAAATCGATGTTTCCAAACTTGGGGAAAGGAGTTGAGATCCAACTCGAAGCGAACCAAGGTGTACTTTTGTTAGATACTGCTGTTCCATTAGGATTAATTTTTACGGAACTTCTCTCCAATAGTTTAAAATATGCATTCAAAGATGTAACCAATGCTAAGATTTCAATCAAGTTTAGAATTGATGGGGACAGGTCTCATTTTGAATACAAAGACAATGGGATTGGTCTGCCTGCTTCGTATGATACAACTAATCATAAAAAATTGGGTTTGAGTTTACTTAAGATCATGGCTGAGAAACAAATGGGAGGAAACTTGAAGATTGATGGTAGCCAAGGGTTTTCGATGCAATTTGATTTTCCAAATAATTTGTATAAAAAACGAGTTTAG
- a CDS encoding 7TM diverse intracellular signaling domain-containing protein produces MIRKVLKNSLWLLFAFLSITSCSGKLPERPTIQYSFQNLTLEQVLNDEVDWSKPEKMKYNFGYWKRFVWVKFELINPSEFPSQYILDIESPWVDEVVLAWKSSVKVETTVFKGADSHTLKEIPHRNPVFSLDLSPNEKRIVYLKISNVGILSAPLRLWTRNSFLDRVERDYIANGIYFGIISALLLYNLLIFVSVREKAYLFYCLYLTTLLVNYALLGGFFKQLLIPEVDLNVKPYLYTSVNASLLFVGLFSLTFLNLKTVHPKLDRLILGSALAIGVYSVFSFFIPYHWMEISFIYTFPYFLLLLVSSGIYSYWKGVKSSLFFVSAWVMLFVGVIVDSLTKASILPTTTFGRYGVQIGTAFEVILFSLALGRRLRFLLEENLSTQNQLSAIRKDFEIARRIQMRILPAEVPKSEFVSAIISYLPLYDIGGDFYDYFETNGNELGIVIADVTGHGVSAALDSSTVKIAFRNAKGFIHSPKELMGEMNQFLCTSLHARFVSAAYFYFDFEQMKLTFTSAGNPPLIFIRDGEVKSAECPGLLLGVRPDFLYEQKEMYLKKGDRLLIFTDGLYENLKPNEDLYSILYPEIRPIVGLSQNEFHQKLLDRLSSIRTVLKDDITFISLDIV; encoded by the coding sequence ATGATCCGTAAGGTTTTGAAAAACAGTCTATGGTTACTCTTTGCTTTTCTTTCCATCACTAGTTGTTCTGGCAAATTACCAGAAAGACCAACCATCCAATATAGTTTTCAGAATCTAACTTTAGAACAAGTGCTAAACGATGAAGTGGATTGGTCCAAACCAGAGAAAATGAAGTATAACTTTGGTTACTGGAAACGATTTGTTTGGGTAAAATTTGAACTGATCAATCCTTCTGAATTTCCTTCTCAGTACATTTTAGATATCGAATCACCATGGGTGGATGAAGTGGTGTTGGCATGGAAGTCCAGCGTTAAAGTGGAAACGACTGTCTTTAAGGGAGCCGATTCTCATACACTCAAAGAAATCCCACACAGAAACCCAGTCTTTTCACTTGATTTGTCACCAAACGAAAAACGGATTGTTTACTTAAAAATATCGAATGTTGGGATTCTATCGGCACCTCTTAGGTTATGGACACGAAATTCATTCCTGGACCGAGTGGAAAGGGATTACATTGCCAATGGAATTTATTTCGGAATCATTTCTGCTTTATTACTCTATAACCTTCTTATTTTTGTCAGCGTAAGAGAGAAGGCTTATCTCTTTTATTGTCTGTATCTAACAACACTCCTTGTCAACTATGCACTGCTTGGTGGGTTCTTCAAACAACTGCTAATTCCAGAAGTTGATTTAAATGTGAAACCTTACTTATATACTTCCGTAAATGCATCTCTTTTGTTTGTTGGCCTCTTTTCTCTTACCTTTCTCAATTTAAAAACAGTACATCCAAAGTTAGATCGATTGATTTTGGGAAGTGCTCTCGCCATTGGAGTGTATTCCGTTTTTTCTTTTTTCATTCCTTACCATTGGATGGAAATATCCTTTATCTATACTTTCCCATATTTTCTTCTATTGTTAGTATCTTCTGGGATTTACTCCTATTGGAAAGGAGTGAAGTCTTCACTCTTTTTTGTTTCAGCTTGGGTGATGTTGTTTGTGGGAGTGATTGTAGATTCCTTAACAAAAGCTTCCATCCTACCAACCACAACGTTTGGAAGGTATGGTGTTCAAATTGGTACAGCGTTTGAAGTAATTTTGTTTTCCTTAGCTCTCGGGAGAAGGTTGCGATTTTTATTAGAGGAAAACTTATCGACTCAAAACCAGTTATCAGCAATTCGTAAAGATTTTGAAATTGCTCGCCGGATCCAAATGCGAATTTTACCTGCAGAGGTACCAAAGTCGGAGTTTGTATCTGCAATTATTTCTTATCTGCCTCTCTATGATATCGGAGGTGATTTCTATGATTACTTCGAAACGAATGGAAACGAATTGGGAATTGTCATCGCCGATGTGACTGGGCATGGAGTGAGTGCGGCACTTGATTCTTCGACAGTGAAAATTGCCTTTCGGAACGCAAAAGGATTCATACATTCTCCAAAAGAATTGATGGGTGAGATGAATCAATTTTTATGCACAAGCCTACATGCACGTTTTGTGAGTGCTGCTTACTTTTACTTTGACTTCGAACAGATGAAACTAACGTTTACTTCTGCTGGTAATCCTCCTTTGATTTTCATTCGAGATGGAGAAGTCAAGTCAGCCGAATGCCCTGGACTCCTTCTCGGTGTAAGGCCCGATTTTTTGTACGAACAAAAGGAAATGTACCTCAAGAAAGGGGATCGGTTATTGATTTTTACTGATGGTTTGTATGAAAATTTGAAACCTAACGAAGATTTATATTCCATCTTATACCCTGAAATTCGACCCATCGTAGGACTTTCACAAAATGAGTTTCACCAAAAATTATTAGATAGGCTCTCTTCTATTAGAACAGTTCTAAAGGATGACATTACTTTTATCTCACTCGATATTGTATGA
- a CDS encoding TetR/AcrR family transcriptional regulator produces the protein MRKNTYHHGDLKNSIIKSCHKLLQKKGMADFTLREVANLSGVSHAAVYRHFQHKDEVLEILSAIGFDRLASLQKKVAQDKKNPDEYFVKLGLVYIQFALKNPNYYKLMFQTKRDKESKQLKQSKLKSYAVLVHGCRFYLKTKKRKENHRSFALMSWSLVHGFSNLSLETNFPLSEGKRLNQSQIELAETMLRYAT, from the coding sequence GTGAGAAAAAATACCTACCACCATGGAGATTTAAAAAATTCCATTATCAAATCTTGCCATAAACTCCTTCAAAAAAAAGGGATGGCCGATTTTACTTTGAGGGAAGTTGCCAATTTATCTGGAGTTTCTCATGCAGCGGTGTACAGGCATTTTCAACATAAAGACGAAGTGTTAGAGATTTTGTCTGCGATTGGTTTTGATCGATTGGCTTCCTTACAGAAAAAAGTCGCACAAGACAAAAAGAATCCCGACGAATACTTTGTGAAACTAGGTCTAGTCTACATCCAATTTGCTCTGAAAAATCCCAACTATTATAAACTGATGTTCCAAACCAAACGAGACAAAGAGTCCAAACAATTGAAACAATCAAAATTGAAATCGTATGCAGTTCTCGTACATGGTTGTCGTTTTTATCTAAAGACCAAAAAGAGAAAAGAAAACCACAGGAGTTTTGCACTCATGTCTTGGTCACTTGTCCACGGATTTAGCAATTTAAGTTTAGAAACTAATTTTCCACTTTCCGAAGGCAAACGATTGAACCAAAGCCAAATCGAGTTAGCAGAAACGATGCTTCGTTATGCAACTTAA
- a CDS encoding TetR/AcrR family transcriptional regulator: protein MTVPQKIPNKSDNKKQLARERSTERILASAIVLFSKHGFAQTTMEMIANHAKISKGLAYNYFKSKNQIFEQIIDSHLAKQERFYNNIPPNLSAKEYVREFFIRSIQFAKEERKTMVLISVCLFQPSAVSLSKKMIENVERRFAPFKEAMRERFRTYGIKDPDKEMIFIKTFLHGVIMSQHFNDTTTCTPTIIEMLLERYDSK, encoded by the coding sequence ATGACAGTGCCACAAAAGATTCCCAATAAATCCGATAACAAAAAGCAATTAGCTAGGGAGAGATCCACGGAGAGAATTTTGGCCTCTGCAATTGTACTTTTCTCCAAACACGGATTTGCCCAAACAACAATGGAAATGATTGCAAACCATGCAAAAATTTCGAAAGGGTTAGCTTACAATTATTTTAAGAGTAAAAATCAAATCTTTGAACAAATCATCGATTCTCATTTAGCAAAACAAGAAAGATTTTATAATAATATCCCACCTAACTTATCTGCGAAAGAGTATGTAAGAGAATTTTTCATTCGTTCCATCCAATTTGCAAAGGAAGAACGAAAAACGATGGTTTTAATATCCGTTTGTTTATTCCAACCAAGTGCGGTTTCCCTTTCCAAAAAAATGATCGAAAACGTGGAAAGACGGTTTGCTCCGTTCAAAGAAGCAATGCGGGAACGTTTTAGGACTTATGGAATCAAAGACCCTGATAAAGAAATGATTTTCATCAAAACATTTTTACATGGTGTGATCATGAGCCAACATTTCAACGATACAACCACTTGTACTCCCACAATCATTGAAATGCTTCTCGAACGTTACGATTCTAAATAA